In Tenebrio molitor chromosome 1, icTenMoli1.1, whole genome shotgun sequence, the sequence TAAATTAGCACCAGTAATTGTGTCAATTGGGTGCTGCATCATAAGTGCtaatttttccgagttctgcAAGTTAGGGGGATCCAAGATGTGGACACGGACCGATTGCAGTGTTAAATAAACAGTCGAAGTACAGGAAATACGCGACTGTTACCCATATCTTGAAATAGTAGAGTACGTGCAAATCGAGAAGTACACGGGCGGTCCCATGATTAACATGATAAGCAAGTAGGCCAGACACCACGTGGTGTGTACTTTTCATTTTGAGCTCCACTTTTATTCCACTGTCGGGTCCAACGTACCGATCGaaaggttttttaaatttaagaagaaTTCTATTCTAAAGGATAACGGGTCAGAACAGGTTAGGTTTTCAGTTTCTTCCGTCATTTGAACATGATGAAGAAACTGGATGTGAACATTATTCAAGTCGATGGAAAGCTCGTGGGGTGAAAGCGAAATCCTGACGAACTTTCCAATCGTTGACAATATGTTTAGTAGGTGGAAGTGCTTCAAGAAGtagagaaatgttttgtattatttattaatgataGATGGAATCTCTTCGGTTGTGAACACTTTCTTTTGATGAATCACCACATAAGACACGAGATTCGGCAAATAATGGTTTTATCGTTTTTCAAAAAGATCCGAGAAAGATTTGGACATTTTTGGATTCCACATTGAGTAATGAGAGCAATTCGCAGCTCATCCTCATGGTGAATGAGGACTATTGTGGTCCTTTGACCACTACTTGGCTCTGGGAAAAAGGACTTTTTGAGCGTTAAATCATTTCCGTCGAAACCAGATATTTACCAAACGATTTTTGTAGGAAATTGCAATCAAACAAGAAGTTAAATTTCATTCTGTCAAACACAGCAATAAATCGTTGAGATTGATCGATACCTCACTTCGTAATcacaataaaatgtttccatttaatttttgtaatcggAATGTTCTTGGGCAAATACGCACAAGAATGGACCCAGATAACAGAAAACAAACAAGTAAATCCTGgaatatgtttatttattcaagCTGGTACAATTTCTTTCCATTTCAAAATATGCATATTCGAAATAGCTGGTGGATTAGTTGGAAGCTCTGCTGCGACAccgtaaaaatatttgtgttgACAACATTGTGAAACTGTACACTTTTAATCCGACCATTTCATTAAACGTTTCGCTTTAATCTCCTTTGCAAGACGTTGCAACTGTAAATATTATTGTACgtcttcattttttaaatttcaagcATTTTTCAGGAACTCCGTCATACcgagaattattttttatttgaatttcttcGTAGTCTCTGACGTtaacggtttttttttctgcgcCTCTGTATTCTGCAAGTCACTTGCAAATAACCACCAAatgtgcattttaaattatagccACTTTGGCAAACAGGCTACCAAAATACGAGAATTGTTACGCCTAATATTAGCTTTTCCTGTTTTCGACCCTGCGTCAGCTGAAAACAGtgagaatttgaaaaatgtatttttaggAATTCTAATTGGAAATTTGaataatcaaataaacaaaataaatttataacgaGACGTCATAAATAGTTTCGTTAAAAGCTTGCGCTCGCTAACCGCGTTTCAATCACTTTTTTAGTatcttataaaataaaaaaaaaagtgagaCCTTGATGAGTAACGCTCTAGAGCCCCAAAAAACATCAGGGGTCACTATTATTACTTGTGAACAAAATAGAATCATACCGTCgtcgttattttaaaaagtagagGTCGCACTAATTTtagaaaagtaaataaaaaaaatatccggGGACTTGATAAAGAGTAGATAAAAAGTGTTTGGTAGTggattggaaaaaattatcgGGAGGGAAAATAATTGCATATGAAAATGAGAAGAAGCGATTGTtgtgtttaaaaatatgtatttttttcattgaaaaataaatagttacGCGCCGTGGTGCCCCGCCTGCAAGGGCCTCCAAGACACTTGGAAGCAATTTGCGTCGTGGGGCGTCGACATGGGCATCAAAGTGGGCCAAGTCGACGTGACGTCATCGCCCGGCCTCAGCGGCAGATTCATGGTCACGGCGCTGCCCACCATATTTCAGTAAGTCCCACCCGAAAACTCCACCTTCGCCGTACTCACCGGCCGATTCGCAGCGTCCTCAACGGCGAGTTTCGACAATACAAGGGTTCCAGAGACAAGGAATCCTTCATGTCCTTCGTGGTGGAGAAGAAGTGGCAGCAAGTCGAACCGGTGCCTTATTGGAAATCGCCCAACTCCATACAGATGTCGATCGTTTCCACCTTCTTCAAGTTGTCCCAAACTCTGAGGGTCAGTGGGAGGGTAGTTGTTTGTAACATTCTCGCTGACTGACGGTCTGTTTGAAGCTGATCCACACGAAGCTGATGGACGACTTCGGACTTCCGACGTGGGGGTCGTACTTGATCTTCGCCGTGGCCACCATCATCATGGGAGCGTTGCTGGGGTTGGTCCTGGTGTGCCTGATCGACCTGATCTACCCGCCCAAGCAGCCGGTGGTGGCGACCAAAGAGAAGAAGAAGGCGAAGGAATCGGATGACGAACTGGTGAGTCTGGAGGGAAGACGGAAAAGATGTGTAACGGGGGTTTCAGGGGGATGAGGACATCAAGGACGACCTCCTGGACCTGGAAGGATCCGAACAAGagaagaacaagagcaacccCAGCAGTCCCAACGCCAAGAAACGCAAACCGAGGAGGGCGGACTAACAGAACGCAGCTGAACCATGAGACTTATTCCAGAGACAGTTGGGGTGAACTAACAATAAATGGAAACGGATAAACAATTCCATGaagatatttaaatttttctattattattaatattattgtagattttttcaataaacttgTGATGTTATTTTTTACGGGATCGTGTTTGACGTCAGgtctgtcaaaattttgacatatatgTTTTGAGAGATAGTAGGCGCGTGTCGAGATCTGTCAAAATTTCGCGTAGTTTGTCAACACTCGGCGAGATGAAGCGAATGCTTAAGTACCCCTCCCACCTCCTGTTGTGCGAAATGTCTGTATTTTCCTTGCAGGAAGAAGGGCTTCGTGATCGACAAGATCACGGAGGACTCGTTTTACGAGAACTTGCTCCTGGGCCTCACCTCGGTCCTCAAGAGTTGCCAGTTCGTCACGCAAACCAAGCTGGAGCGTTACCCTCCGGCCACCGTCGAAGAAGTCGCCTTCTGGGAGTACACCAACGGCCTCCTCTTACCGGAAGACTTGCGCAACTTCTTCCTCTCCACCAACGGCTTCTCTTTCACCTACAAATTCCAATACGACAAAGCGGAAACGGAAGAAGTCAACCACGTGGTCGCGGGCATCGAGATCAACCCCTTGTCCAAGCTCGAGAGGATCACCACCACCGACACCATGTACCTGACGGAGAGCGGCATCAAGATTCTAGCCCCCTACAGCAAAATCCACGTCCTGGCTAACCTGGAGGACAACTGTGTTGTTTTGGCGCAGTTCAACCCGTCGAAACCGCCCAACATCTGGTTGTACTACAAGATGAAGAACTTCTACTTGATGTGCGAGGACTTCACGACGTACTTCCGCATGGCGCTGGCCCACCTGGGGGTCCCCGGCTGGCAGCTGTCCATCCTCAAGGCCAACCTGCCGGAGTGGAGCTCGGAGGTCATCCAGATAACGGCGCCCGGGATTTTCGAGAACCGGTCGCCTCTCGACAGCAACGGCCACCTGAACGTCCTGTCGGAGCACATCTTCAGGATCAAGGAGGACTCGTGCACCGTCACCTCGACGAGCTTGTGCGAGAGCGAGAGGGTGGCAGGAGTGGGGAGCGTGTGCGGCAGGCGCAAACCGTGCAAGAACAAACCGAAGAAGTGAGCAGTTCATGTTTACGATTTTTGTAACAAAACTAATACAATGGATAACAATGGAATCGGGTTAACTAGTGGAGATTCCGCAAGAGCGCAAACAAGTGTATTACAAAATTGAGCAAAACTTTGACTAATCTTAGACCCCATCTGCGCCGCCAGCGGAATCGGGGGCACATCTTCGAGGAGGGCATCCAGGAACAGCTTCattcgtcgtcgtcgtcgtagAGGAACCGGCGCCGCTTGGGCGAGAAGATTTCCTCGCTGGAGTCGTCGTCGTCCCTGCAACACTCACTCTTGTACTTTTTACCAGCCCACCGCAAACTGTCCCTACCTCCGACGGGTGACGTCGACTCCACTCTTCCTGTGAATCTTCAAGATGGTACCGATCTCTTTGTCCTGGcgtttctttttcttctcgTGGGCAAATTTCTTCACGTAGGTCACTCTCTTCTTCACCGGAATCTCGTCGCTTTCGTCTTCGTCAGTGTCTTCGTCGGTTTCATCAGTGACGTCGTCTTCGGGAGAGCACTTGTTGCCTCTGATGCAACTCTCGCTGACGTCGTCTTCGTCAGTGTAGTCATCTTCGTCGCTCTCTTGCCACTTCTTGGCGCGAACCTTCCTGGTGGTCACCTTGTCCTCGTCGTCGTTGTACCTTCGACCCTTTCGTCCTTCGCCTCTGACGGGCTTGCGGTCTTCCTCGCTGTCGCTCGCGTCGCCTCTGTTCTTCCTGTTGGCCCGTTTGGCGAACTTGAGGTCCTCCTCGTCGTCGCTGTGGCGCCCTCTGTTCTTGGCCCTTCTGTCGTCCCTGTCGAGGTCGCGCTTCGAGTACCTGTCTCTGGTGTCGCGCCTGTCGCGTTCGTCGTACTCGCTCAGCTTGTACTTCCTGTCGGCCTCGACCGAGGGGACGGCCGCCAGGCAAACCAGCAGAAGAGCGAAACAGAGGAGGAGCCTGGAAGACGGCGGCAAGTTCGAATTTGGGCGGGAATTTCAAAGTACTCACCTCATTTTGGTCGTTCGAAGCACTCCAAGTGGCTCGACTGGCGCTCCTCGTTGGTCTTAAATAGAAAAAAGTGTTTGCTTTGATAAAGCGGTCCGATTAAGCTCTTTTAATCCGGGGCTCGTTGTTTGACTCGcaacaaagaaaacaaatattgTCGGAGTTTAGGTCGAGGCGGCGTTCAACGATCGCATCTCTAATAAAACCACCCACAAGATCGAATGTTAGTATCATTGATAGGTGAACGTCTCAATTCGCAACtcaaaataaactgaaaattATTAGATAATTTTCGGTTTAGTCTTCCGTCCTCATTTAGCGGCGCGGTTGGAACGAGACGGCGGCAAAGACGTAGTGGTAGTATTTTTAAAACCTGGCAGAGGATCTTCGACTGCTTACGTAGCcgataaataaatttctataAATAAGGCCGCTGCGGAGAGGGACTCAGTGCGATTTTCAGTATTATATGGTGTAGTGCGTGTAAGTTTCCATCTTGCCGTAAGTAAATAGGATGTTTGCTTGCGGTTTTACTAAACCACGTGTCGGCTCCCGATCTAATCCTCCTAGTTTCGCAACTCACACCGCTTGCATAACGCCCTTCGTAATCAGAGCCGAATCGACAATCGCGCCAAACAAACAAACACAagacaaaacaattattttcggTGGACACACCGACGTCATCAAAAGCCTTGACAGACTCAAAAT encodes:
- the LOC138129925 gene encoding transcriptional regulator ATRX homolog, with the protein product MRLLLCFALLLVCLAAVPSVEADRKYKLSEYDERDRRDTRDRYSKRDLDRDDRRAKNRGRHSDDEEDLKFAKRANRKNRGDASDSEEDRKPVRGEGRKGRRYNDDEDKVTTRKVRAKKWQESDEDDYTDEDDVSESCIRGNKCSPEDDVTDETDEDTDEDESDEIPVKKRVTYVKKFAHEKKKKRQDKEIGTILKIHRKSGVDVTRRRDDDDSSEEIFSPKRRRFLYDDDDE
- the LOC138129892 gene encoding thioredoxin-related transmembrane protein 1-like, which translates into the protein MARGAVTCLIIFVVICGFLNVKGQKDIILLNEDNWTDMLKNEWMVEFYAPWCPACKGLQDTWKQFASWGVDMGIKVGQVDVTSSPGLSGRFMVTALPTIFHVLNGEFRQYKGSRDKESFMSFVVEKKWQQVEPVPYWKSPNSIQMSIVSTFFKLSQTLRLIHTKLMDDFGLPTWGSYLIFAVATIIMGALLGLVLVCLIDLIYPPKQPVVATKEKKKAKESDDELGDEDIKDDLLDLEGSEQEKNKSNPSSPNAKKRKPRRAD
- the LOC138129884 gene encoding tubulin polyglutamylase complex subunit 2-like — encoded protein: MKRMLKKKGFVIDKITEDSFYENLLLGLTSVLKSCQFVTQTKLERYPPATVEEVAFWEYTNGLLLPEDLRNFFLSTNGFSFTYKFQYDKAETEEVNHVVAGIEINPLSKLERITTTDTMYLTESGIKILAPYSKIHVLANLEDNCVVLAQFNPSKPPNIWLYYKMKNFYLMCEDFTTYFRMALAHLGVPGWQLSILKANLPEWSSEVIQITAPGIFENRSPLDSNGHLNVLSEHIFRIKEDSCTVTSTSLCESERVAGVGSVCGRRKPCKNKPKK